A genomic stretch from Bosea sp. F3-2 includes:
- a CDS encoding DUF6456 domain-containing protein, translating to MTAGQDRNERHRLLRHLAQPGCYAIASPLGCGRIALYREARGASLGAGYVSAETVTVLIADGEVAWSGAGKTARLALCGGAAALPSTEEARSGTGDPPQPEFDERESPLLWLYRRAGKDGRPQISDEEFAAGERFRADITLAQMLPRTTMNWDAAFTPEQCGPGPRDVAGASDTSLAARQRVRLACDKLGPELSGLVIDVCGFLKGLDLVEKERRWPARSAKVVLRIALATLATHYGLDRPARPTGLRSWQARDARPALLPAAAE from the coding sequence ATGACGGCCGGACAGGATCGCAACGAACGGCATCGCCTGCTGCGGCACCTCGCACAGCCCGGGTGCTATGCCATTGCCTCGCCACTGGGATGTGGCCGCATCGCGCTCTATCGGGAGGCACGAGGCGCCAGCCTCGGTGCGGGCTACGTCTCGGCCGAAACGGTGACCGTGCTGATTGCCGATGGGGAGGTCGCATGGAGCGGAGCGGGAAAGACGGCGCGGCTCGCTCTCTGCGGGGGAGCGGCGGCTCTCCCGTCGACGGAAGAAGCACGGTCGGGGACGGGCGATCCGCCGCAGCCCGAATTCGATGAGCGCGAGAGTCCGTTGCTCTGGCTCTATCGGCGGGCCGGAAAAGACGGAAGGCCGCAAATCAGTGACGAGGAATTCGCGGCCGGCGAACGGTTCCGGGCCGATATCACCCTGGCCCAGATGCTGCCTCGCACGACGATGAACTGGGACGCTGCCTTCACGCCTGAACAGTGCGGCCCAGGGCCCCGCGACGTGGCGGGAGCATCCGATACCTCGCTCGCAGCCCGGCAGCGCGTCAGGCTTGCTTGCGACAAGCTGGGGCCGGAGCTGTCGGGGCTCGTCATCGACGTCTGCGGCTTCCTCAAGGGACTCGACCTCGTCGAGAAGGAGCGCCGCTGGCCGGCGCGCTCGGCCAAGGTCGTGCTCCGCATCGCGTTGGCGACGCTCGCGACACATTACGGCCTGGATCGCCCAGCGCGACCGACTGGTCTCCGAAGCTGGCAGGCGCGGGACGCGCGTCCCGCGCTCCTTCCGGCGGCGGCCGAATGA
- a CDS encoding helix-turn-helix domain-containing protein: MNNHAESETSLRAAAGARLAEAAVAGMTSVPLAALRGATRGRQQVALARQVAMYLAHVTFGLSLTRVGTCFGRDRTTVRHACALVEDRRDDLRLECGLNALEAALLALMNRLEHRTEKWNPLFGEIRCLNKGIDRHFASDRTRGDRACRAGEAR; this comes from the coding sequence ATGAACAACCATGCTGAAAGTGAGACCTCGCTGCGCGCCGCAGCAGGGGCGCGGCTGGCCGAAGCCGCGGTAGCCGGAATGACCAGCGTTCCTCTCGCAGCGTTGCGCGGCGCGACACGTGGCCGTCAGCAAGTGGCCCTGGCGCGGCAGGTGGCGATGTATCTCGCCCACGTCACCTTTGGTCTCAGCCTGACGCGCGTGGGCACATGTTTCGGCCGCGACCGGACGACGGTCCGGCATGCCTGCGCTCTGGTCGAGGATCGTCGCGACGACCTGCGTCTCGAATGCGGGCTCAACGCACTCGAAGCAGCGCTTCTCGCCTTGATGAACAGGTTGGAGCATCGGACCGAAAAGTGGAATCCACTTTTCGGAGAAATCCGATGCTTAAACAAAGGGATAGATCGCCACTTCGCGTCCGATAGGACGCGCGGCGATCGAGCGTGCCGGGCAGGGGAGGCGCGCTGA
- a CDS encoding glycosyltransferase family 2 protein, translated as MSDTASQPVQRAPRAARWPELSIVVPVHNEAENLLLLVDRLRSVLEGKVSSWEIVFVDDGSRDDTLSVIRDLNAGDPRISAVSFSRNFGKEIAIAAGLDHAMGDAVVIMDADLQHPPEVIPTFLEKWHEGYLNIYGQRTDRGDETRLKRNFAKAFYRIFSYFGETDLPEGAGDFRLLDRKAVDALRALPERARFSKGLYAWVGFRSIGVPFQVAEREHGQSKFKYRKLFSFAFDGLSSFSTVPLKIATWSGAVIAVIAALSAVYFLLRTLLFGTDLPGFPSLIVSIMFFSGIQLLSLGMIGEYVGRIFAEVKRRPLYLIGERVGFDARTVDHPRGDALPPLIR; from the coding sequence GTGTCGGATACCGCATCCCAGCCAGTTCAGCGCGCGCCCCGGGCGGCCCGCTGGCCGGAGCTTTCGATCGTCGTGCCCGTGCACAACGAGGCCGAGAACCTGCTGCTGCTGGTCGACCGGCTGCGCAGCGTGCTCGAGGGCAAGGTTTCCTCCTGGGAAATCGTCTTCGTCGATGACGGCAGCCGTGACGACACGCTGTCGGTCATCCGGGACCTGAACGCCGGCGATCCGCGAATCAGTGCCGTTTCCTTCAGCCGCAACTTCGGCAAGGAAATCGCCATCGCCGCCGGGCTCGACCACGCGATGGGTGATGCCGTGGTCATCATGGATGCCGATCTCCAGCATCCGCCGGAGGTCATCCCGACATTTCTGGAGAAATGGCACGAGGGTTATCTCAACATCTACGGCCAGCGCACCGACCGCGGGGATGAAACCCGGCTGAAGCGCAACTTCGCCAAGGCCTTCTACCGGATCTTCTCCTATTTCGGCGAAACCGACCTGCCGGAGGGCGCCGGCGACTTCCGGCTGCTCGACCGCAAGGCCGTCGATGCGTTGCGGGCGTTGCCGGAGCGCGCCCGCTTCTCGAAGGGGCTCTATGCCTGGGTCGGCTTCCGCTCGATCGGCGTGCCCTTCCAGGTCGCCGAGCGCGAGCACGGCCAGTCCAAGTTCAAATATCGCAAGCTGTTCTCCTTCGCCTTCGACGGGCTCTCCTCCTTCTCCACCGTCCCGCTCAAGATCGCGACCTGGTCGGGCGCCGTCATCGCGGTGATTGCCGCCCTGAGCGCAGTCTACTTCCTGCTGCGCACGCTGCTGTTCGGCACCGACCTGCCCGGCTTCCCGTCGCTGATCGTCTCGATCATGTTCTTCTCCGGCATCCAGCTCCTCTCGCTCGGCATGATCGGGGAATATGTCGGGCGCATCTTCGCCGAGGTGAAGCGCCGGCCGCTCTACCTGATCGGGGAGCGCGTCGGCTTCGACGCGCGCACCGTCGACCATCCGCGCGGCGACGCCTTGCCGCCGCTGATCCGCTAG
- a CDS encoding SufE family protein, with product MTARLDDIVANFELLDEWDDRYRYLIELGKSLEPLSEAAHNDVNKVRGCASQVWLEARREGGPGPQTQLHFLGDSDAHIVRGLVALALAIFSGRPASEILATDAFTIYERLGLAAHLTPQRSNGVRAMIERIKSDARATAET from the coding sequence ATGACAGCACGCCTCGACGATATCGTCGCCAATTTCGAGCTGCTCGACGAGTGGGATGACCGCTATCGCTACCTGATCGAGCTGGGCAAGAGCCTCGAACCTCTATCCGAAGCCGCGCACAACGACGTCAACAAGGTGCGCGGCTGCGCAAGTCAGGTTTGGCTTGAAGCGCGGCGCGAAGGCGGGCCCGGTCCGCAGACACAGCTGCATTTCCTCGGCGACAGCGACGCCCATATCGTGCGCGGACTGGTCGCATTGGCACTGGCCATCTTCTCCGGGCGGCCAGCCTCCGAAATTCTCGCAACCGATGCCTTCACCATCTATGAGCGGCTCGGGCTTGCCGCCCACCTCACGCCGCAGCGCTCGAACGGTGTGCGCGCGATGATCGAACGGATCAAAAGCGACGCTCGCGCCACCGCGGAAACCTGA
- a CDS encoding superoxide dismutase, with product MSFTLPDLPYAHDALQPFMSKETLEYHHDKHHLAYVTNGNNAIKGTEFEGKSLEEIVKGSYGKNPAVFNNAGQHYNHLHFWKWMKPNGGGKIPGSLEKAIVDAFGSVDKFKEDFVAAGVGQFGSGWAWLEVKGGKLAVSKTPNGESPLVNGATPILGVDVWEHSYYIDYRNRRPDYLKAFLESLVNWDYVAELYDAAKA from the coding sequence ATGTCCTTTACTCTTCCTGATCTGCCCTATGCTCATGATGCTCTCCAGCCCTTCATGTCGAAGGAGACGCTCGAGTACCATCACGACAAGCACCACCTCGCCTACGTCACCAATGGCAACAATGCCATCAAGGGCACGGAATTCGAGGGCAAGTCGCTCGAGGAGATCGTCAAGGGCTCCTACGGCAAGAACCCGGCCGTGTTCAACAATGCCGGCCAGCACTACAACCACCTCCATTTCTGGAAGTGGATGAAGCCGAATGGCGGCGGCAAGATTCCGGGTTCGCTCGAAAAGGCGATCGTCGACGCCTTCGGCTCGGTCGACAAGTTCAAGGAAGACTTCGTCGCGGCCGGCGTCGGCCAGTTCGGCTCGGGCTGGGCCTGGCTCGAGGTCAAGGGCGGCAAGCTCGCCGTCAGCAAGACCCCGAATGGCGAAAGCCCGCTCGTCAATGGCGCCACGCCGATCCTCGGCGTCGACGTCTGGGAGCACTCCTACTACATCGACTATCGTAACCGTCGCCCGGACTACCTCAAGGCCTTCCTCGAGAGCCTGGTGAACTGGGACTACGTGGCGGAGCTCTACGACGCCGCCAAGGCTTGA
- a CDS encoding ChbG/HpnK family deacetylase: MAKGFILCADDFAMTEGVSRAILDLLARGRLTATGAMTNRPHWRRLALELAAFAGTADLGLHLNLTCAAPIATMSRLAPDGTLPGLKDVARAAAVSGVVRAEIAGEIARQLDAFEDAMGRPPDFVDGHQHVHVLPGVRRALLDLLARRYPAGSLYVRDPADRVAAIRARGVAVGKALVIAGLALGFRSAALKRELRVNSGFAGVAPFDPHRDFGADLARFLIAPGKVHLVMCHPGFIDAELAGLDPVTATRPIEHAALAAFEPPAGMPLRRFHELAG, from the coding sequence ATGGCGAAAGGCTTCATCCTCTGCGCCGATGATTTCGCCATGACCGAGGGCGTCAGTCGGGCCATTCTGGATCTGCTGGCGCGTGGCAGGTTGACCGCCACCGGCGCCATGACCAACCGTCCGCACTGGCGCCGGCTGGCGCTGGAACTCGCCGCCTTCGCCGGCACGGCCGATCTCGGCCTGCATCTCAACCTGACCTGCGCCGCCCCGATCGCCACCATGTCCCGCCTTGCCCCCGACGGCACCTTGCCGGGCCTGAAGGACGTCGCGCGTGCCGCTGCGGTCTCGGGTGTGGTCAGGGCCGAGATCGCCGGCGAGATCGCGCGACAGCTCGACGCTTTCGAGGATGCGATGGGCCGTCCGCCGGACTTCGTCGATGGTCACCAGCATGTGCATGTCTTGCCGGGTGTGCGGCGGGCGCTGCTCGATTTGCTGGCCAGGCGCTATCCGGCCGGCTCGCTCTATGTGCGCGATCCGGCCGATCGGGTCGCGGCAATTCGTGCCCGCGGCGTGGCGGTGGGCAAGGCGCTCGTCATCGCCGGGCTTGCGTTGGGCTTCCGTAGCGCGGCGCTCAAGCGGGAGTTGCGCGTCAACTCCGGCTTCGCGGGGGTGGCGCCGTTCGATCCGCATCGCGATTTCGGCGCTGATCTCGCCCGCTTCCTGATCGCGCCCGGCAAGGTGCATCTCGTCATGTGCCATCCCGGCTTCATCGATGCCGAACTGGCCGGGCTCGACCCCGTCACCGCGACGCGGCCGATCGAGCATGCGGCCCTGGCCGCCTTCGAGCCGCCGGCCGGCATGCCGCTGCGCCGCTTTCACGAACTGGCGGGCTGA
- a CDS encoding S9 family peptidase, with translation MRSDQHRQVRGTPPSRRGGWPKAPRAEIRTKETVVHGVVLRDDYDWLRAANWKDVLRNPDALPEDIRNYVEAENAYCKTLMAPTRTLQRALVKEMRGRIKEDDSSVPQPDGPFLYYSRYRKGAEHPLICRRPRGLMGRRMTTREQIMLDADALSEGKDFFDLGDTAHSPDHKLLAWSADEAGSELHTIRIRDLESGADLPDQVKDTTGDIVWANDSRSFFYVALDADHRPSRVLRHRLGTPDSADELLHDEADAGMFVDIDRTQSSRFLLITISDHETSETRVVDLDAADAKPVLIAPRLVGRQYALEHHGKDFLILTNAADAEDFKIVSVPMSEPAPENWRDLVPHKPGRLILSHACLKGRLIRLEREDGLPRIIIRDLASGAESSIAFEEEAYGLGMDPGYEFDTDTLRFIYASMARPAETYDYNLATGERTLLKRQEIPSGHDPAAYKVRRIFATANDGARVPISILHRVDTPLDGSAPCLLYGYGSYGSAMSASFRTRPLSLVDRGFVYAIAHVRGGTDKGWRWYLDGKRENKRNTFTDFIAAAKTLADAGFTSRSRIVAEGGSAGGMLMGAIANMAPELFAGIVAEVPFVDVLNTILDDTLPLTPPEWPEWGDPIRDVKAFETIRSYSPYDNVAAQNYPPILAMGGLTDPRVTYWEPAKWVARLRATMTGGGPIMLHTNMEAGHGGAAGRFDSLKETALAYAFAIQTVGEGWPDAGGV, from the coding sequence ATGCGCTCGGATCAGCATCGTCAGGTTCGCGGCACGCCGCCATCTCGCCGCGGTGGCTGGCCGAAGGCGCCAAGGGCCGAGATCAGGACAAAGGAGACCGTCGTCCATGGCGTCGTACTGCGCGACGACTATGATTGGTTGCGGGCGGCGAACTGGAAAGACGTCCTGCGGAACCCCGATGCATTGCCGGAAGACATCCGCAACTACGTCGAAGCAGAAAACGCTTACTGCAAGACGCTGATGGCGCCGACACGCACGCTGCAGCGCGCGCTCGTCAAGGAAATGCGCGGGCGGATCAAGGAGGATGATTCCAGCGTACCGCAGCCAGACGGGCCATTCCTTTACTATTCACGCTATCGCAAGGGAGCGGAGCATCCTCTGATCTGCCGGCGCCCGCGCGGACTGATGGGTCGCCGGATGACGACGCGCGAGCAGATCATGCTCGACGCCGACGCCTTGTCCGAAGGGAAGGACTTCTTCGACCTTGGCGACACCGCGCACAGCCCCGACCACAAGCTGCTTGCCTGGAGCGCGGACGAAGCCGGCTCGGAACTGCATACGATCCGCATCCGTGACTTGGAGAGCGGCGCGGATCTGCCGGACCAGGTCAAGGATACGACCGGCGATATCGTCTGGGCGAATGATTCGCGCTCGTTCTTCTATGTCGCACTCGATGCCGACCATCGTCCGTCGCGGGTGCTGCGCCATCGCCTGGGCACGCCTGACAGCGCCGATGAATTGCTGCACGACGAAGCGGATGCCGGCATGTTCGTCGATATCGACCGGACACAGTCGAGCCGGTTCCTGCTCATCACGATCAGCGATCACGAGACATCCGAGACACGCGTGGTCGATCTCGACGCCGCCGATGCCAAGCCTGTCCTGATCGCGCCGCGCCTCGTCGGACGGCAATACGCGCTGGAGCATCACGGCAAGGACTTCCTGATCCTGACCAATGCCGCCGACGCCGAAGACTTCAAGATCGTCAGCGTGCCCATGTCAGAGCCCGCGCCCGAGAACTGGCGTGATCTGGTGCCACATAAGCCGGGGCGGCTGATCCTCAGCCATGCCTGCCTGAAGGGGCGGCTGATCCGGCTGGAGCGCGAAGACGGGCTGCCCCGCATCATCATCCGCGATCTCGCCAGCGGAGCAGAGAGCAGCATCGCCTTCGAGGAAGAGGCCTATGGTCTCGGCATGGATCCTGGCTACGAATTCGACACGGATACGCTGCGGTTCATCTACGCGTCGATGGCGCGGCCGGCCGAAACCTACGACTACAACCTCGCCACCGGCGAGCGAACCTTGCTGAAGCGGCAGGAGATCCCTTCTGGCCACGACCCCGCCGCCTACAAGGTGCGCCGCATCTTCGCGACGGCGAATGACGGCGCGCGCGTGCCGATCTCGATCCTGCACCGCGTCGACACGCCGCTCGACGGCTCGGCGCCATGCCTGCTCTACGGCTACGGATCGTATGGCTCGGCAATGTCGGCCTCGTTCCGGACGCGGCCGCTCAGCCTGGTCGATCGCGGCTTCGTCTACGCGATCGCCCATGTCCGCGGCGGCACCGACAAGGGTTGGCGCTGGTATCTCGATGGCAAACGCGAGAACAAGCGCAACACCTTCACCGACTTCATCGCCGCGGCCAAGACACTGGCCGATGCCGGCTTCACCAGCCGCAGCCGCATCGTCGCCGAAGGCGGCAGCGCCGGCGGTATGCTGATGGGCGCGATCGCCAACATGGCGCCGGAGCTCTTCGCCGGTATCGTCGCAGAGGTGCCCTTCGTCGACGTGCTCAACACGATCCTGGACGACACCCTGCCGCTGACGCCGCCGGAATGGCCGGAATGGGGCGATCCGATCCGCGATGTGAAAGCATTCGAGACGATCCGCAGCTATTCGCCCTACGACAACGTCGCGGCTCAGAACTACCCGCCGATCCTCGCCATGGGCGGGTTGACCGATCCGCGCGTGACCTATTGGGAACCGGCGAAATGGGTGGCGAGGCTGCGCGCCACGATGACCGGCGGCGGGCCGATCATGCTTCACACCAATATGGAAGCGGGCCATGGCGGCGCCGCCGGCCGCTTCGACTCCCTGAAGGAGACGGCGCTGGCCTATGCCTTCGCGATCCAGACGGTTGGCGAAGGCTGGCCGGACGCCGGCGGCGTCTAG
- a CDS encoding MucR family transcriptional regulator, with product MTENEGSDFIELTADIVSAYVSNNSVPASELPALISEVHSALNRVIGGAAPVVQVEAPKPAIPVKKSITADYLICLEDGKKFKSLKRHLRTQYNMSPEQYREKWGLPPDYPMVAPNYAEARSQLAKKMGLGQQRRKRR from the coding sequence ATGACCGAAAACGAGGGGTCGGATTTCATCGAGCTGACAGCGGATATCGTCTCCGCTTATGTTTCGAACAATTCCGTGCCCGCATCCGAACTGCCTGCTCTGATCAGCGAAGTTCACTCGGCGTTGAATCGCGTCATCGGTGGAGCCGCCCCGGTTGTTCAGGTTGAGGCACCGAAGCCGGCTATTCCGGTGAAGAAGTCGATCACGGCCGATTACCTGATCTGCCTTGAGGACGGGAAGAAGTTCAAGTCGCTGAAGCGGCATCTGCGCACGCAGTACAACATGTCGCCGGAGCAGTATCGCGAGAAGTGGGGCCTGCCGCCGGACTATCCGATGGTTGCGCCGAACTATGCCGAGGCACGCTCGCAGCTCGCGAAGAAGATGGGTCTCGGTCAGCAGCGCCGGAAGCGCCGCTGA
- the murJ gene encoding murein biosynthesis integral membrane protein MurJ — MLKNILSVGGYTLISRLTGFARDVMLAAVLGAGAMMDAFSVALRLPNHFRAIFGEGAFNQAYVPTYAHVAERQGQKAANLFADRLFTVLLAVQIVLLALALPLMPWLVTLLAPGFVNDPAVFDLAVALTRITFPYLLFVTMVTFLGATLNAVDRFAAFAAAPILFNLFIMAALAVPFLFPSAAYAAAWGVAISGVAQWVLLYVAAKRANVSSTIVRPHMDAGVRRFLKTFGPAVIGSAGQQIAIFADTIIASLLPRGGYAALYYAERLYQLPLGLIAIAVGTVALSAMSRAIARGDEAAANRAQNRAFAISLVASAPFVAAFVAVPELMVAGLFQRGAFDAHASAAAGAVLFAYALGLPAIVMIRTQVSAFQSRGDTTTPMLVALAAIACNLALKLLLWRDWGAPGLALATAAGAWINLVALFVLARRRGWTQPDRRLPGFAAIVCGAAALCGLLAWWGAPLVLKLTASLPFEPLLMAVLLISTAAAVLYAVLAGGGLKATGLLKLLR, encoded by the coding sequence ATGCTCAAGAACATTCTGTCGGTCGGCGGCTACACCTTGATCTCGCGCCTCACCGGCTTCGCCCGCGACGTCATGCTGGCGGCGGTGCTCGGCGCCGGCGCGATGATGGACGCCTTCTCGGTGGCGCTGCGCCTGCCCAACCATTTCCGCGCGATCTTCGGCGAAGGTGCCTTCAACCAGGCCTATGTGCCGACCTATGCCCATGTTGCCGAACGACAGGGCCAGAAGGCGGCCAATCTCTTCGCCGACAGGCTCTTCACTGTTCTCCTCGCCGTGCAGATCGTGCTGCTGGCGCTGGCGCTGCCACTGATGCCCTGGCTGGTGACGCTGCTGGCGCCGGGCTTCGTCAACGACCCCGCCGTCTTCGACCTCGCCGTCGCCCTGACGCGGATCACCTTCCCGTATCTGCTGTTCGTGACCATGGTCACGTTCCTGGGCGCGACGCTGAACGCAGTCGACCGCTTCGCGGCCTTCGCCGCCGCACCGATCCTGTTCAACCTCTTCATCATGGCGGCGCTCGCCGTGCCCTTCCTGTTCCCGAGCGCCGCCTATGCCGCCGCCTGGGGCGTTGCGATCTCGGGCGTGGCGCAATGGGTCCTGCTCTATGTCGCGGCCAAACGAGCGAACGTCTCCAGCACGATCGTGCGGCCACACATGGATGCCGGCGTCCGGCGTTTCCTCAAGACCTTCGGCCCGGCCGTGATCGGCTCGGCCGGGCAGCAGATCGCGATCTTCGCCGACACGATCATCGCCTCGCTCTTGCCGCGCGGCGGCTATGCGGCGCTCTATTATGCCGAACGGCTCTACCAGCTCCCGCTCGGGCTGATCGCCATCGCCGTCGGCACCGTCGCGCTCTCCGCGATGAGCCGCGCGATCGCCCGCGGCGACGAAGCCGCCGCCAACCGGGCGCAGAATCGCGCCTTCGCGATCTCGCTCGTCGCCAGCGCCCCCTTCGTCGCGGCCTTCGTCGCCGTGCCCGAGCTGATGGTGGCCGGGCTGTTCCAGCGCGGCGCCTTCGATGCACATGCCAGCGCTGCAGCCGGCGCCGTGCTCTTCGCCTATGCGCTCGGCCTGCCGGCGATCGTGATGATCCGCACGCAGGTCTCAGCCTTCCAGTCGCGCGGCGACACCACCACGCCGATGCTGGTCGCGCTCGCGGCCATCGCCTGCAACCTCGCGCTCAAGCTCCTGCTCTGGCGCGACTGGGGCGCGCCGGGGCTCGCGCTAGCTACAGCCGCGGGCGCCTGGATCAATCTTGTGGCGCTGTTCGTGCTGGCACGGCGGCGCGGCTGGACGCAGCCCGACCGGCGCCTGCCGGGTTTTGCGGCGATCGTCTGTGGCGCCGCAGCACTTTGCGGCTTGCTGGCATGGTGGGGGGCCCCGCTGGTGCTCAAGCTCACCGCTTCCCTGCCCTTCGAGCCGCTGCTGATGGCGGTGCTGCTGATCTCCACCGCCGCCGCTGTGCTCTACGCGGTGCTCGCCGGCGGCGGGCTGAAGGCGACGGGGCTGCTGAAGCTGTTGCGGTAG
- a CDS encoding HAMP domain-containing methyl-accepting chemotaxis protein gives MTWFRRASVAGELAQPIGRGLGSLSRQIAAAAVAIVAVAVVLVVMAIARYNDARTRADLDQKITALTLMVVNAAPSLILSRDTNTLGYILTSLLRDPDFDAGLVGDDLSAQASAGRTEEARLSLTPRWLTGLVGEEPWKALQARDEIAIEDAVFVTKLHAVRVGGQQKLIGYVALRFDKTRLVARAAWEQFVTIGLGLLILVVLGPLLWFSLSRTMRPLRSMTKSIVSISDGKLDTPIDALERRDEIGAIARALGVLKVRLAERATLQEKQSASEEEQRARQQGVDMAITSFRSEVGLALEAFKNNAERMREASDGLARVAAESSQRAARAADNAHGASGNVENAAQAAEEMGAAIREVEFQVRRVRTEIVEAASASRDTAGSVRELDETARAIGEVVNLIRDIAAQTNLLALNATIEAARAGEAGRGFAVVASEVKSLAAQTADATDRIVAQVAAIQGATGQVVGAIQNIAERMNAIEKFANAVATSIEQQAIATGEIASGVAMASSSSLSVSSDLSVLADSVEETGRSAEQVRSAASEVSTQAQRLDSTVDQFLRNVAA, from the coding sequence ATGACGTGGTTCAGACGCGCCTCGGTTGCGGGCGAGTTGGCGCAGCCGATCGGGCGGGGCCTGGGTTCGCTCAGCCGGCAGATCGCCGCCGCCGCCGTGGCCATCGTCGCAGTGGCAGTCGTCCTCGTCGTCATGGCGATCGCGCGCTATAACGACGCCCGCACACGTGCGGATCTCGATCAGAAGATCACGGCGCTCACCCTCATGGTGGTCAATGCAGCACCGTCGCTCATCCTGTCGCGAGACACGAACACCCTCGGCTATATCCTGACCTCGTTGCTGCGCGATCCCGATTTCGATGCCGGCCTGGTCGGGGATGATCTTTCCGCGCAGGCATCGGCCGGGCGCACCGAGGAGGCGCGCCTCTCGCTGACACCTCGCTGGTTGACCGGCCTCGTCGGCGAGGAGCCCTGGAAGGCTTTGCAGGCCCGCGACGAGATCGCGATCGAGGACGCTGTCTTCGTAACCAAGCTTCATGCCGTGCGCGTTGGCGGCCAGCAGAAGCTGATCGGCTATGTGGCGTTGCGGTTTGACAAGACTCGGCTCGTGGCGCGTGCTGCCTGGGAGCAGTTCGTCACCATCGGCCTCGGCCTGCTCATCCTGGTCGTGCTCGGGCCGCTGCTCTGGTTCTCGCTGTCGCGGACGATGCGTCCCTTGCGCAGCATGACGAAATCCATCGTCAGCATTTCCGACGGCAAGCTCGACACGCCCATCGATGCGCTGGAGCGACGCGACGAGATCGGCGCGATCGCCCGCGCGCTCGGCGTGCTCAAGGTTCGTCTCGCGGAGCGCGCGACGCTGCAGGAGAAGCAGAGTGCGTCGGAGGAGGAGCAGCGCGCGCGCCAGCAGGGCGTCGACATGGCGATCACCTCGTTCCGCAGCGAGGTCGGGCTCGCGCTCGAAGCTTTCAAGAATAATGCCGAGCGGATGCGCGAGGCCTCCGACGGTCTCGCACGGGTCGCGGCGGAATCGTCGCAGCGCGCCGCTCGCGCCGCCGACAACGCCCACGGCGCTTCCGGAAATGTCGAGAACGCTGCCCAGGCCGCCGAGGAGATGGGCGCGGCCATTCGGGAAGTCGAATTCCAGGTGCGGCGTGTTCGCACCGAGATCGTCGAGGCGGCTTCCGCCTCGCGCGACACGGCGGGCTCCGTGCGCGAACTCGACGAGACGGCCCGCGCGATCGGCGAGGTCGTCAACCTCATCCGTGACATCGCCGCGCAGACCAATCTGCTGGCGCTCAATGCCACCATCGAAGCCGCGCGCGCCGGTGAGGCCGGGCGGGGATTTGCCGTCGTCGCCTCCGAGGTGAAGTCGCTGGCCGCGCAGACAGCGGACGCAACCGACCGCATCGTTGCTCAGGTCGCCGCCATCCAGGGCGCTACCGGGCAGGTCGTCGGTGCGATCCAGAACATCGCCGAACGCATGAATGCGATCGAGAAATTCGCAAACGCGGTCGCGACCTCGATCGAGCAGCAGGCGATCGCCACCGGCGAGATCGCCAGCGGTGTGGCGATGGCGAGTTCGTCTTCGCTCTCGGTTTCGAGCGATCTCAGCGTGCTGGCTGACAGTGTCGAGGAAACCGGGCGCTCGGCCGAACAGGTGCGCAGCGCCGCCAGCGAGGTTTCCACCCAGGCGCAGCGCCTCGATTCAACGGTCGACCAGTTCCTGCGCAACGTCGCAGCCTGA